A genome region from Gadus chalcogrammus isolate NIFS_2021 chromosome 7, NIFS_Gcha_1.0, whole genome shotgun sequence includes the following:
- the LOC130386505 gene encoding transcription factor 15-like: protein MKATGRDAGAQPDGFPSDSDDSDSGDGSDESTGVGGGGTDARDPSRRRAAVGGGIDGSRHLPGVTKQRQAANARERERTHSVNTAFTALRELIPTEPADRKLSKIETLRLASGYIAHLANVLFLGAGEEEREERRPCLRYQGSVGACGSSLRPICTFCLSDQRKALRDGGKQSAL from the exons ATGAAAGCCACGGGTAGAGACGCAGGCGCGCAACCGGACGGCTTCCCGTCCGACTCGGATGACTCAGACAGCGGCGACGGCTCCGACGAGTCCACGGGCGTTGGCGGCGGAGGCACAGACGCCAGAGACCCCTCCCGGAGGAGGGCGGCGGTGGGCGGGGGGATCGACGGCAGCAGGCACCTGCCGGGCGTCACCAAGCAACGGCAGGCGGCGAACGCCCGGGAGCGGGAGCGGACCCACAGCGTGAACACGGCGTTCACCGCGCTGCGCGAGCTCATCCCCACGGAGCCCGCGGACCGGAAGCTGTCCAAGATCGAGACGCTGCGGCTGGCGTCCGGCTACATCGCGCACCTGGCCAACGTGCTGTTCCtcggggcgggggaggaggagcgcgaGGAGCGGCGGCCCTGTCTACGGTACCAGGGCTCCGTCGGCGCGTGCGGCTCCTCGCTGAGACCCATCTGCACGTTCTGCCTCAGCGACCAGAGGAAAGCG CTCAGAGACGGCGGGAAACAGTCGGCCCTTTGA